The following are from one region of the Pseudomonas putida genome:
- the mlaE gene encoding lipid asymmetry maintenance ABC transporter permease subunit MlaE: protein MRRRSLLERVRLLGRSAIDVLAVLGRSCLFLFHALIGRGGIGGGFQLLTRQLYSVGVLSLAIIVVSGVFIGMVLALQGFSILTKYGSEQAVGQMVALTLLRELGPVVTALLFAGRAGSALTAEIGNMKSTEQLSSLEMIGVDPLKYIVAPRLWAGFISLPLLALIFSVVGIWGGSWVAVDWLGVYEGSFWANMQNSVSFTDDVLNGLIKSLVFAFVTTWIAVFQGYDCEPTSEGISRATTKTVVYASLAVLGLDFILTALMFGDF from the coding sequence ATGCGCAGAAGATCCTTACTCGAACGTGTCCGCCTGCTGGGCCGCTCGGCAATCGACGTGCTGGCGGTGCTGGGGCGATCCTGCCTGTTCCTGTTCCATGCGCTGATCGGCCGCGGCGGCATCGGTGGCGGCTTCCAGCTGCTGACCAGGCAGCTGTACTCGGTGGGCGTGCTGTCGCTGGCGATCATCGTCGTCTCCGGCGTGTTCATCGGCATGGTGCTGGCGCTGCAGGGCTTCAGCATCCTGACCAAGTACGGCTCGGAACAGGCGGTGGGGCAGATGGTCGCCCTGACCCTGTTGCGAGAGCTCGGCCCGGTGGTGACCGCGTTGCTGTTCGCCGGCCGTGCCGGTTCGGCGCTGACCGCCGAAATTGGCAACATGAAGTCCACCGAGCAATTGTCGAGCCTGGAAATGATCGGTGTCGACCCGCTCAAGTACATTGTCGCACCGCGGCTTTGGGCCGGTTTCATCTCGCTGCCGTTGCTGGCGCTGATTTTCAGCGTGGTCGGCATCTGGGGCGGCTCGTGGGTGGCGGTGGACTGGCTGGGCGTCTACGAAGGCTCATTCTGGGCCAACATGCAGAACAGTGTTTCGTTCACCGACGACGTGCTCAACGGGCTTATCAAGAGCCTGGTATTCGCCTTCGTCACGACCTGGATCGCCGTATTCCAGGGGTACGACTGTGAGCCCACCTCAGAGGGGATCAGCCGTGCCACCACCAAGACCGTGGTCTATGCCTCATTGGCAGTGCTGGGTCTGGACTTTATTCTGACCGCCTTGATGTTTGGAGATTTCTGA
- the mlaD gene encoding outer membrane lipid asymmetry maintenance protein MlaD — protein MQNRTLEIGVGLFLLAGILALLLLALRVSGLSASPSSDSYKVYAYFDNIAGLTVRAKVTMAGVTIGKVTAIDLDRDSYTGRVTLLLDKSVDNLPTDSTASILTAGLLGEKYIGISVGGEDQVLKDGGTIHDTQSALVLEDLIGKFLLNSVGKEPKEAQPAN, from the coding sequence ATGCAAAACCGCACCCTGGAAATCGGTGTCGGCCTGTTCCTCCTGGCCGGGATCCTGGCGCTGCTGCTGCTGGCCCTGCGTGTCAGCGGGCTGTCGGCCAGCCCGAGCAGCGATTCCTATAAAGTTTATGCCTACTTCGACAATATCGCCGGTTTGACGGTCAGAGCTAAAGTGACCATGGCCGGTGTCACTATCGGCAAGGTTACCGCCATCGATCTGGACCGTGATTCCTACACCGGTCGGGTGACGCTGCTACTGGACAAGTCGGTGGACAACCTGCCGACCGACTCCACTGCCTCGATCCTGACCGCCGGGCTGCTTGGCGAGAAGTACATCGGCATCAGCGTGGGCGGTGAGGACCAGGTGCTCAAGGACGGCGGGACCATCCACGACACCCAGTCGGCGCTGGTGCTGGAAGATCTGATTGGCAAGTTCCTGCTCAACTCCGTTGGCAAGGAACCTAAAGAAGCGCAACCGGCTAATTAA
- a CDS encoding STAS domain-containing protein — translation MSEAGVSMAEPGVLCLAGELDYRSGPVLRKQGKALIAACREAQLVLDCSAVQRSTSVGLSLLLAFMRDAQAAGKACLVRSMPDDMREIAEVYDLDEVLAT, via the coding sequence ATGAGTGAGGCCGGGGTAAGCATGGCCGAGCCGGGCGTGCTGTGCCTGGCAGGCGAGCTGGACTACCGCAGCGGGCCGGTCCTGCGCAAACAGGGCAAGGCGCTGATCGCGGCCTGTCGCGAGGCGCAGTTGGTACTCGATTGCTCGGCAGTGCAGCGCTCCACCAGTGTCGGCCTGTCGTTGCTGCTGGCCTTCATGCGCGATGCCCAGGCCGCCGGCAAGGCGTGCCTGGTGCGCAGCATGCCCGACGACATGCGGGAAATTGCCGAGGTTTATGACCTCGATGAAGTGCTGGCAACATGA
- a CDS encoding BolA family protein — protein sequence MQAVEVKSFLEEKLPGSRVEVEGEGCNFQLNVISDELAGLSPVKRQQAIYAHLNPWIANGSIHAVTMKFFSSAAWAERT from the coding sequence ATGCAGGCCGTAGAAGTTAAAAGCTTCCTTGAAGAGAAATTGCCGGGTTCCCGGGTCGAAGTTGAAGGCGAAGGCTGCAACTTCCAGTTGAACGTGATCAGCGACGAGTTGGCTGGCCTGAGCCCGGTCAAACGCCAGCAGGCGATCTATGCTCACCTGAATCCGTGGATCGCCAATGGCAGCATCCATGCGGTAACCATGAAATTTTTCAGCAGCGCAGCCTGGGCTGAGCGCACCTGA
- the murA gene encoding UDP-N-acetylglucosamine 1-carboxyvinyltransferase, which produces MDKLIITGGARLDGEIRISGAKNAALPILAATLLADGPVTVGNLPHLHDITTMIELFGRMGIEPVIDEKLAVEIDPRTIKTLVAPYELVKTMRASILVLGPMVARFGEAEVALPGGCAIGSRPVDLHIRGLEAMGAKIEVEAGYIKAKAPEGGLRGAHFFFDTVSVTGTENIMMAAALAKGRSVLQNAAREPEVVDLANFINAMGGKVQGAGTDTITIDGVERLHSAHYRVMPDRIETGTYLVAAAVTGGRVKVKDTDPTILEAVLEKLKEAGADITTGEDWIELDMHGKRPKAVNLRTAPYPAFPTDMQAQFISLNAIAEGTGAVIETIFENRFMHVYEMHRMGAQIQVEGNTAIVTGVKALKGAPVMATDLRASASLVLSALVAEGDTLIDRIYHIDRGYECIEEKLQMLGAKIRRVPG; this is translated from the coding sequence ATGGACAAACTGATTATTACTGGCGGCGCTCGCCTTGATGGCGAGATCCGCATTTCGGGCGCGAAGAACGCAGCCCTGCCGATTCTGGCGGCGACCCTGCTGGCCGACGGCCCGGTCACCGTGGGCAACCTGCCACACCTGCACGACATCACCACCATGATCGAGCTTTTCGGGCGCATGGGCATCGAGCCTGTGATCGACGAAAAGCTGGCGGTGGAGATCGATCCACGCACCATCAAGACCCTGGTCGCGCCTTACGAGCTGGTCAAGACCATGCGCGCCTCGATCCTGGTGCTGGGCCCGATGGTTGCCCGTTTCGGTGAGGCCGAAGTGGCCCTGCCTGGCGGTTGCGCCATTGGTTCGCGCCCGGTCGACCTGCACATCCGTGGCCTCGAGGCCATGGGCGCGAAGATCGAAGTCGAAGCCGGCTACATCAAGGCCAAGGCGCCTGAGGGTGGCCTGCGCGGTGCGCACTTCTTCTTCGACACCGTCAGCGTGACCGGTACCGAGAACATCATGATGGCCGCTGCCCTGGCCAAGGGCCGCAGCGTGCTGCAGAACGCCGCGCGCGAGCCGGAAGTGGTCGATCTGGCCAACTTCATCAATGCCATGGGCGGCAAGGTCCAGGGCGCTGGTACCGACACCATCACCATCGATGGCGTCGAGCGCCTGCATTCGGCCCATTACCGCGTGATGCCGGACCGTATCGAGACGGGGACCTACCTGGTGGCCGCTGCCGTGACCGGTGGCCGCGTCAAGGTCAAGGACACCGACCCGACCATCCTTGAAGCCGTCCTGGAAAAACTCAAGGAAGCCGGCGCCGACATCACCACCGGTGAAGACTGGATCGAGCTGGACATGCACGGCAAGCGGCCGAAAGCCGTCAACCTGCGTACCGCTCCCTACCCGGCGTTCCCGACTGACATGCAGGCGCAGTTCATCTCGCTCAACGCCATTGCCGAAGGTACTGGCGCGGTGATCGAGACGATCTTCGAAAACCGTTTCATGCACGTCTACGAAATGCACCGCATGGGCGCGCAGATCCAGGTCGAAGGCAACACTGCCATCGTCACTGGCGTCAAGGCGCTGAAGGGTGCCCCGGTAATGGCCACCGACCTGCGAGCTTCCGCCAGCCTGGTGCTGTCGGCGCTGGTAGCCGAAGGCGATACCCTGATCGATCGCATCTACCACATCGACCGTGGTTACGAGTGCATCGAAGAAAAACTGCAGATGCTGGGCGCGAAGATCCGTCGCGTACCGGGCTAG
- the hisG gene encoding ATP phosphoribosyltransferase: MLTIALSKGRILDDTLPLLAEAGIVPTENPDKSRKLIIPTTQDDVRLLIVRATDVPTYVEHGAADLGVAGKDVLMEYGGQGLYEPLDLQIARCKLMTAGVVGAPEPKGRLRVATKFVNVAKRYYAEQGRQVDIIKLYGSMELAPLINLADKIIDVVDTGNTLRANGLEPQELIATISSRLVVNKASMKMQHARIQSLIDTLRGAVESRHRG; encoded by the coding sequence ATGTTGACCATCGCGCTTTCCAAAGGCCGTATTCTCGACGATACCCTGCCGTTGCTGGCCGAGGCCGGTATCGTGCCGACCGAGAACCCGGACAAGAGCCGCAAACTGATCATCCCCACCACGCAGGACGATGTGCGCCTGCTGATCGTGCGTGCCACCGATGTGCCGACCTATGTCGAGCATGGTGCCGCCGACCTGGGTGTGGCCGGCAAGGATGTGCTGATGGAGTATGGCGGCCAGGGCCTGTACGAGCCCCTGGACCTGCAGATTGCCCGTTGCAAGCTGATGACCGCTGGCGTGGTTGGTGCACCCGAGCCCAAGGGCCGTCTGCGCGTGGCGACCAAGTTCGTCAACGTAGCCAAACGCTACTACGCCGAACAGGGCCGCCAGGTCGACATCATCAAGCTGTACGGCTCGATGGAACTGGCACCGCTGATCAACCTCGCCGACAAGATCATCGACGTGGTCGACACCGGCAATACCCTGCGTGCCAACGGCCTGGAACCCCAGGAACTGATCGCCACGATCAGCTCGCGCCTGGTGGTCAACAAGGCCTCCATGAAAATGCAGCACGCCCGTATCCAGAGCCTGATCGACACGCTGCGCGGAGCGGTCGAATCGCGACACCGCGGCTGA
- the hisD gene encoding histidinol dehydrogenase: MTVSTAIARLNAADPDFARHLDHLLSWESVSDDAVNQRVLDIIKAVRERGDAALVEFTQRFDGVDAKSIGDLILGRERLELALTRITPAQRETLEKAANRVRMYHERQKQDSWQYTEADGTVLGQKVTPLDRAGLYVPGGKASYPSSVLMNAIPAKVAGVAEVVMVVPTPRGEVNELVLAAACIAGVDRVFTVGGAQAVAALAYGTESVPQVDKIVGPGNIYVATAKRHVFGQVGIDMIAGPSEILVVCDGQTDPDWIAMDLFSQAEHDEDAQAILVSPDAAFLDRVAASIDKLLPTMERAEIIEKSINGRGALIQVRDMQQAMEVANRIAPEHLELSVADPQAWLPHIRHAGAIFMGRHTSEALGDYCAGPNHVLPTSGTARFSSPLGVYDFQKRSSIIFCSEQGASELGHTASVLARGESLTAHARSAEYRILTQEKGN, encoded by the coding sequence ATGACCGTGTCCACTGCAATTGCCCGTCTCAACGCTGCTGACCCGGATTTCGCCCGACATCTGGATCATCTGCTGAGCTGGGAAAGTGTGTCCGATGACGCGGTCAACCAGCGAGTGCTCGACATCATCAAGGCCGTGCGCGAGCGCGGCGATGCGGCACTGGTGGAATTCACCCAGCGTTTCGATGGCGTCGATGCCAAGTCGATTGGTGACCTGATCCTCGGTCGCGAGCGCCTGGAGCTGGCCCTGACCCGCATTACCCCGGCCCAGCGCGAAACCCTGGAAAAGGCCGCCAACCGTGTGCGCATGTACCACGAGCGGCAGAAGCAGGATTCCTGGCAGTACACCGAAGCCGACGGCACCGTGCTTGGCCAGAAGGTCACCCCGCTGGACCGCGCCGGCCTGTATGTGCCGGGCGGCAAGGCGTCGTACCCGTCGTCGGTACTGATGAACGCCATCCCGGCCAAGGTTGCCGGCGTGGCCGAGGTGGTGATGGTGGTGCCGACCCCGCGTGGCGAGGTCAACGAGCTGGTGCTGGCGGCTGCCTGCATCGCCGGTGTCGACCGTGTGTTCACCGTTGGTGGCGCCCAGGCTGTGGCCGCGCTGGCCTACGGTACCGAAAGCGTGCCGCAGGTGGACAAGATTGTCGGCCCGGGCAACATCTACGTCGCCACCGCCAAGCGCCATGTGTTCGGCCAGGTGGGTATCGACATGATCGCCGGGCCGTCGGAAATCCTCGTGGTGTGCGACGGCCAGACCGACCCGGACTGGATCGCCATGGACCTGTTCTCCCAGGCAGAGCACGACGAAGATGCCCAGGCCATCCTGGTCAGCCCCGATGCCGCCTTCCTCGACCGGGTTGCCGCCAGCATCGACAAGCTGCTGCCGACCATGGAGCGCGCCGAGATCATCGAGAAGTCGATCAATGGCCGTGGTGCGCTGATCCAGGTGCGTGACATGCAGCAGGCCATGGAAGTGGCCAACCGCATCGCGCCGGAACACCTGGAACTGTCGGTGGCCGACCCGCAGGCCTGGTTGCCGCACATCCGCCACGCTGGCGCGATCTTCATGGGCCGCCACACCAGCGAAGCGCTGGGCGACTACTGCGCAGGGCCCAACCACGTGCTGCCGACTTCCGGCACTGCGCGATTCTCGTCGCCACTGGGGGTGTATGACTTCCAGAAGCGTTCGTCGATCATTTTCTGCTCCGAGCAGGGGGCGTCCGAGCTGGGCCACACCGCCTCGGTCCTGGCCCGTGGCGAATCGCTGACCGCCCACGCCCGCAGCGCTGAATACCGCATCCTGACCCAAGAGAAGGGGAACTGA
- the hisC gene encoding histidinol-phosphate transaminase, which translates to MSRFWSPFVKDLVPYVPGEQPKLARLVKLNTNENPYGPSPKALEAMRGELNDNLRLYPDPNSDRLKQAVAEYYGVTPAQVFVGNGSDEVLAHIFHGLFQHDAPLLFPDISYSFYPVYCGLYGIAFEQVALDEQFQIRIEDYHKPNAGIIFPNPNAPTGCLMPLQAVEQLLQANRDSVVVVDEAYIDFGGETAISLVDRYDNLLVTQTLSKSRSLAGLRVGLAVGHPDLIEALERIKNSFNSYPLDRAAIIGAAVAFEDREYFEETCRKVIDSREVLVEQLQAKGFEVLPSAANFIFARHPQQDAGELAARLREQGVIVRHFKQPRIAQFLRITIGTPEMNQALLDALN; encoded by the coding sequence ATGAGTCGATTCTGGAGCCCCTTCGTCAAGGACCTGGTGCCTTACGTGCCGGGCGAGCAGCCCAAGCTGGCCCGCCTGGTCAAGCTGAACACCAACGAAAACCCCTACGGCCCGTCGCCCAAGGCGCTGGAGGCCATGCGCGGCGAGCTGAACGACAACCTGCGCCTGTACCCGGACCCGAACAGTGACCGGCTGAAGCAGGCGGTGGCCGAGTACTACGGCGTGACCCCGGCGCAAGTGTTCGTCGGCAACGGTTCGGACGAAGTACTGGCGCACATCTTCCATGGCCTGTTCCAGCACGACGCACCGCTGCTGTTCCCGGACATCAGCTACAGCTTCTACCCGGTGTACTGTGGGCTCTACGGGATCGCCTTCGAACAGGTGGCGCTGGACGAGCAGTTCCAGATCCGCATCGAGGACTACCACAAGCCCAATGCCGGCATCATCTTCCCCAACCCCAACGCGCCGACCGGCTGCCTGATGCCATTGCAGGCGGTGGAGCAGCTGCTGCAGGCCAACCGTGATTCGGTGGTGGTGGTCGATGAGGCCTACATCGATTTCGGTGGTGAAACGGCGATCAGCCTGGTGGACCGCTACGACAACCTGCTGGTCACCCAGACCCTGTCGAAGTCGCGCTCGCTAGCCGGGCTGCGGGTTGGCCTGGCGGTGGGCCACCCGGACCTGATCGAGGCGCTGGAGCGGATCAAGAACAGCTTCAACTCCTACCCGCTGGATCGTGCCGCGATCATCGGCGCGGCGGTGGCGTTCGAGGACCGCGAGTACTTCGAGGAAACCTGCCGCAAGGTGATCGACAGCCGCGAGGTGTTGGTCGAGCAGCTGCAGGCCAAGGGCTTCGAAGTGCTGCCGTCGGCGGCCAACTTCATCTTCGCCCGCCATCCGCAACAAGATGCCGGTGAGCTGGCTGCACGCCTGCGTGAGCAGGGCGTGATCGTGCGCCACTTCAAGCAGCCACGCATTGCCCAGTTCCTGCGCATCACCATCGGTACGCCAGAGATGAACCAGGCGCTGCTCGATGCGTTGAACTGA
- a CDS encoding FadR/GntR family transcriptional regulator, whose product MGTELTKRSLVELAVERMRERIELGDWQVGQRLPTEPELALQLGISRNTVREAMRVLAFSGLVEIRQGDGSYLRTAQDPLQAVQAMSRCTPEQARETRHILEAEAIGLAALRRTDADLQALRDALANSARHFHGDIDAYVACDLVFHQRLVDAAHNPALSELYRYFSGVVAAALQRNMATVPRCQATFDLHGQILTAIEQRDAERAKRLSRTLIES is encoded by the coding sequence ATGGGCACCGAATTAACCAAGCGCTCCCTGGTCGAACTGGCCGTCGAGCGCATGCGCGAACGCATCGAGTTGGGCGACTGGCAAGTCGGTCAGCGCCTGCCGACCGAACCGGAACTGGCCCTGCAGTTGGGCATCAGCCGCAACACCGTACGCGAGGCCATGCGCGTGCTGGCGTTCAGTGGCCTGGTAGAGATACGCCAGGGCGACGGCAGCTACCTGCGCACTGCCCAGGACCCGCTGCAGGCGGTGCAGGCGATGTCCCGTTGCACGCCCGAGCAGGCCCGTGAAACCCGCCACATCCTCGAAGCCGAGGCTATCGGCCTTGCAGCGCTGCGCCGTACCGACGCCGACCTGCAAGCGCTGCGTGATGCCCTGGCCAACAGTGCCAGGCATTTTCACGGTGATATCGATGCTTATGTGGCCTGCGACCTGGTGTTTCACCAGCGCTTGGTCGATGCCGCCCATAACCCGGCCTTGAGTGAACTGTACCGGTACTTTTCCGGGGTAGTGGCTGCCGCGCTGCAGCGCAACATGGCGACCGTACCGCGCTGCCAGGCCACGTTCGACCTGCATGGGCAGATCCTCACCGCCATCGAGCAACGCGATGCGGAGCGGGCCAAGCGCCTGAGCCGTACCCTTATCGAATCCTGA